AAGAATTGAGGTTTCTAGTGTGgtcattattaattgaaaaaataatcacGCTAGATGTCGAGTTACAAAATGAACTAGATGAACTggatgatgatgacgaaCTAGAAGAATTTGATGGAGATTCCAGtaatgatgaagaagatgaagacaGTGATGAAGAGATTGAAAATGAGGAAAATAAGTCAATTATTTTAGAAGCAGAACAAGacaatgataatgatgaagatggtGATCAGGAGGAGGAAGGGGAAACTTACAGCGCTGAAGTTTCTCAAAGTATTAAAGAGCTCTCTTCTAAATTAGATTCCATCCTATCTCTATTGACTTCAAAGTTATCTCATGAAGTCTCACCAGAGAAAATAGAAAGTGGTGAAGGTGTAGGcttatttaataaattgacTGCTTTGTTCAAATCTCATGTTCTTCCTACCTATTATACCAAATCAATCCAATACATCATGTTTTACATTTCACAACAgcaaaatgaattaatggACTCATTTTTGGTCACATTAATTGACATTGCATTTTCATCAAACGAAACTTCAGaaactaaaataaaatcattacaATATCTAGGTTCCTATATCGCTCGTGCTAAGAAAGTTTCAAAGACCCAAGTGATTTTTGTGACAAGTTATTTAACCTCATGGTTGAATAGATTTGTATTGGAGAGAGAAGAGGAAGTTGACCAAATTGGTGGTATGGAAagatttaaacaattttatgCTACTTTTCAAGCTTTATGTTACATGTTCTGCTTTAGACATTCCGACCTCAAAGATGCAGATGGTAATTGGGATTGTGAATTAGATAAGTTTTTCCAAAGAATGGtcatttctaaatttaatcctttgaaatattgtaatGAGAATGTTATGATGATGTTTGCTAGAATTACACAGCATGAAGGTATTGCTTATTGCTTTGGTATAATCGAAAGTAATAACAATGAAAGATTAAGAGGAATCATGGGAAGATCTTCGACACCAACAACTGAGAGAAATGGTGTAACCGACGACAAATCTTCGAGTAATTTCACAGCTTCAACTTGGTCCTTAGTGACTAGACAGCAATTCATCGATTTACAAAGTTATTTCCCATTTGatccattatttttaaaagaatacaAAATTATGATGAAAGATTACTACATCGAGTGGAATGAAGCAAGTGGTGATTACGAAAGCGATGATGACTCTGACGATTAAcagatatattttaaatgcaTTTACAAATAAATCTGCTTAAAACTCGAAACCCTGCATACTATTCATAGATATTCTCCTTACAATAGTTATCACTATAAAGCATTTTATTCTGAAACtttctaaaaatttcacAATACATTTTTTGCATATGTTTTATCATAAATTGCTATATAAATCTATAAATTTGTCTGACAATTGACTTTACAACTACATACATGTATAAACTGAATTAAATTGATGCTCTTCACATTGAAGTCTTTGCACGGTACAAATCCTCACAAGaactaatattaaataattattatatttattatatttattatatttattatatctttttaatacgaatttataaaattgtaTTGTTAGAGTTTTAAAAACCCAACATGCCCTTTAAATATACACtaataatgaatacaaCCGTTCTTATTAATGtttcttcttattattggatttctttttcttacTTTTGGAAGGTGCACCTTCAGTCGATTTAGATTTTTGTTGATTAGCTTCAGAAATGTATTCCGGGACTTCTGTGTTCACTATCAATTTACTTAATCCAACAATTTCCTTTAActtattgtttttcttctctttcttcGACGCAATCTTATGTATTCTTTTAGCATCGATTGTAACTCCCTTTGGACCCATTGCACTCAATAATCTTGAGACATCTTTACTCTTATttgtttgaaatttataGTTGGTAGATTGATGAGGATTATTTGTCTTGAAAGTAACTGTTgagttcttcttcttctctaGAAACTTATAAGTCAATGAAATTGTAGTCTGAGATGGATTAACCTCAAACAATTTTACACTATTTGAGATGAATAAATCAACTGGTTTAATAGACATTCTACGTAAGTTTTCAGAAAAAATGTCTTACACTCCAACAAAAAAATGGCAGCTCACTTCTATTGAGAAAGTCACCCcacaatataatattcatatatCAACCTCTATCTATATCAATATGTATAAGTATCTTAATCCTTTGTTAAATATCTTTCAATGTTTTGtaaaactttattttaaagttttcCACTTTTCACATTTCCGCCAATTCGTTTGTTAAAATCGATATAATGACAAGGTTTGGTGGCGATCGATTCATGATCTATATGATAAGCTTGCATGAATTTAGTTTATAAATGATTAAATTGATGTTTTTAAATGTAATTTTATGTTACAAGATGTAAGAGACAAGAATTTGCATGTGTAACAGGGTATCAAGGTGTATTTTTGTGTAGTTAAGAGAAGGCTAGTTTTTTACCTGGTTCATTTAAGCATTATCTGAAAGCATTGCGGTATTGAGCAGGACAGTTATCCACTTCCATACC
The window above is part of the Tetrapisispora phaffii CBS 4417 chromosome 7, complete genome genome. Proteins encoded here:
- the RRN3 gene encoding rDNA-binding RNA polymerase I transcriptional factor (similar to Saccharomyces cerevisiae RRN3 (YKL125W); ancestral locus Anc_2.447), which produces MIAIERSETTMNNSGVVAEKEEVDMNTKNVSVKRRKVEFSEDVMLHSISARNADGVEDSKDPQIAETMYRRYVLSALEALDTKDSSLIDSISNQMSLPTSNKERISESNLNILLDILSSNVSRIDSPLCNNLILSIINFEEWYELPTASLTKYIFFIQVLCSSLPKWWQDISMAIISKFILAPEKTIKHHELIAYFIKTIPSTINMVGDFLVKFFPNKNDSKQKLVNYITNLLMLTDYCKELRFLVWSLLIEKIITLDVELQNELDELDDDDELEEFDGDSSNDEEDEDSDEEIENEENKSIILEAEQDNDNDEDGDQEEEGETYSAEVSQSIKELSSKLDSILSLLTSKLSHEVSPEKIESGEGVGLFNKLTALFKSHVLPTYYTKSIQYIMFYISQQQNELMDSFLVTLIDIAFSSNETSETKIKSLQYLGSYIARAKKVSKTQVIFVTSYLTSWLNRFVLEREEEVDQIGGMERFKQFYATFQALCYMFCFRHSDLKDADGNWDCELDKFFQRMVISKFNPLKYCNENVMMMFARITQHEGIAYCFGIIESNNNERLRGIMGRSSTPTTERNGVTDDKSSSNFTASTWSLVTRQQFIDLQSYFPFDPLFLKEYKIMMKDYYIEWNEASGDYESDDDSDD
- the SRP21 gene encoding signal recognition particle subunit SRP21 (similar to Saccharomyces cerevisiae SRP21 (YKL122C); ancestral locus Anc_2.449), giving the protein MSIKPVDLFISNSVKLFEVNPSQTTISLTYKFLEKKKNSTVTFKTNNPHQSTNYKFQTNKSKDVSRLLSAMGPKGVTIDAKRIHKIASKKEKKNNKLKEIVGLSKLIVNTEVPEYISEANQQKSKSTEGAPSKSKKKKSNNKKKH